One window of the Coleofasciculus sp. FACHB-1120 genome contains the following:
- a CDS encoding glucose-6-phosphate isomerase, translated as MDAAALWQRYQEWLYYHEGLDFYLDVSRMRFDNQFVETMQPRFEKAFKEMAQLEGGAIANPDENRMVGHYWLRDPDLSPTPEIKQQIVQTLEQIEAFAQKIHSGEIHPPNAPKFTDIVSIGIGGSALGPQFVAQAIAPDFPPLAIHFIDNTDPAGIDRILSQLKDRLNSTLVLVISKSGGTPEPRNGMVEVQKAFAEQNLNFPPQAVAITGEDSKLDRQANSEGWLATFPMEDWVGGRTSELSAVGLLPAALQGIDIRAMLAGAKEMDTATRLPQVKKNPAALLAMSWYFAGNGKGEKDMVVLPYKDSLLLFSRYLQQLVMESLGKEKDLDGNIVYQGIAVYGNKGSTDQHAYVQQLREGVPNFFLTFIEVLEDRQGDSPFVEPEVTSGDYLSGLLQGTRQALYENQRDSVTVTIPQVNPRMVGALIALYDRAVGLYGFLVNINAYHQPGVEAGKKAAAAILDLQRRVLQAVQEEGTPLSLTELAQKAGASDQIEAIYKILRHLDANQRSVVLQGNLGEPSSLRVAAI; from the coding sequence ATGGATGCTGCTGCACTTTGGCAACGTTACCAAGAATGGCTTTACTACCATGAGGGGTTAGACTTTTACCTCGATGTCAGCCGGATGCGGTTTGATAATCAGTTTGTCGAGACGATGCAGCCGAGGTTTGAGAAGGCATTTAAGGAGATGGCTCAATTAGAGGGAGGCGCGATCGCAAACCCTGATGAAAACCGCATGGTGGGTCACTACTGGCTGCGCGACCCGGATTTATCGCCCACTCCGGAAATCAAACAACAGATTGTCCAAACTTTAGAGCAGATTGAAGCATTTGCCCAAAAAATCCACAGCGGCGAAATTCATCCGCCCAATGCTCCAAAATTTACCGATATTGTTTCAATTGGTATCGGCGGATCGGCACTCGGTCCCCAATTTGTTGCCCAAGCGATCGCTCCAGACTTCCCACCCCTAGCAATTCACTTCATTGACAACACCGATCCGGCGGGCATTGACCGTATCCTCTCCCAGCTCAAAGATCGGCTGAACAGCACTCTCGTCTTAGTCATCTCCAAATCTGGGGGAACGCCAGAACCCCGCAATGGCATGGTAGAAGTGCAAAAAGCCTTTGCTGAGCAAAATCTGAACTTTCCCCCCCAAGCTGTTGCCATCACTGGGGAAGACAGCAAATTAGATCGGCAGGCAAACTCAGAAGGCTGGTTGGCAACCTTCCCAATGGAAGATTGGGTGGGAGGACGTACCTCAGAGCTGTCAGCCGTAGGATTGCTCCCAGCCGCCTTGCAGGGCATTGATATCCGCGCCATGCTTGCCGGTGCCAAAGAAATGGACACTGCCACTCGCCTGCCCCAAGTCAAGAAAAATCCAGCCGCATTACTGGCAATGAGCTGGTACTTCGCCGGAAATGGCAAGGGCGAAAAAGATATGGTTGTGTTGCCCTACAAAGACAGCCTGCTACTATTCAGCCGCTATTTGCAACAGCTAGTCATGGAATCTTTGGGCAAAGAAAAAGACCTTGACGGAAATATCGTCTATCAAGGGATTGCTGTTTATGGCAACAAAGGCTCAACCGACCAACACGCTTACGTGCAGCAGTTGCGAGAGGGTGTCCCGAATTTCTTCCTCACCTTCATAGAAGTCTTAGAAGACCGGCAGGGTGACTCCCCCTTCGTCGAGCCGGAAGTTACATCCGGCGACTATCTCTCTGGTTTACTCCAGGGAACCCGACAAGCTCTGTATGAAAACCAGCGAGATTCTGTCACCGTGACGATTCCTCAGGTAAATCCCCGCATGGTAGGTGCGTTAATTGCTTTGTATGACCGAGCTGTCGGACTTTATGGTTTCCTGGTCAATATCAATGCTTATCACCAGCCAGGGGTAGAAGCGGGTAAAAAGGCTGCCGCCGCCATTCTCGACTTGCAAAGACGAGTTTTGCAGGCAGTACAAGAGGAAGGCACGCCCCTTTCTTTGACTGAGTTGGCTCAGAAAGCGGGTGCCTCCGATCAAATTGAGGCAATCTACAAAATTCTGCGCCATCTTGATGCCAATCAGCGGAGTGTTGTTTTACAAGGCAATTTGGGCGAACCCAGCAGTTTGAGGGTTGCCGCCATTTAG
- a CDS encoding 2OG-Fe dioxygenase family protein, translating to MQTLPGSTDLAYAMMFTLHKVHSVKVEGFKPFFSDLPVDPYIKSNYRFRRLSRFKVFGNEFVKLPHGYFFQSKQYNPLVGDIKREYAELDDAITKLEDFKKLVLAFIDYCQLDPEAVEIGVHQIRTTCSPDNYGNPAPEGIHRDGTDFVGIFSVGRENIQGGETHLYKSKKHDPVFSKVLQPGELLLVNDREFFHYTTPIQPLFHGEGTRDVFVLTCPSLLTN from the coding sequence ATGCAAACGCTACCGGGATCGACGGATTTGGCTTATGCCATGATGTTTACCTTACACAAAGTCCATTCCGTAAAAGTAGAAGGGTTTAAGCCATTCTTTAGCGATCTTCCTGTTGACCCTTACATCAAAAGCAATTATCGTTTCAGAAGATTATCGCGGTTCAAGGTATTTGGAAATGAGTTTGTCAAACTACCACATGGTTACTTCTTCCAAAGCAAGCAATACAATCCATTAGTCGGTGATATCAAGCGAGAGTATGCCGAACTAGATGATGCCATTACTAAGCTTGAAGATTTTAAAAAACTTGTTTTGGCATTTATTGATTACTGCCAACTCGACCCAGAAGCCGTTGAAATAGGAGTTCACCAAATTAGAACAACCTGTTCGCCAGATAATTATGGAAACCCAGCCCCGGAAGGGATTCATCGGGATGGAACTGATTTTGTCGGCATATTTTCTGTAGGACGGGAAAATATTCAAGGCGGGGAAACCCATCTCTACAAATCTAAAAAGCATGACCCGGTTTTTTCTAAAGTTCTCCAGCCGGGTGAACTGCTATTAGTCAACGATCGGGAATTTTTTCACTATACAACTCCCATTCAGCCACTATTTCATGGTGAAGGAACAAGGGACGTATTTGTTCTGACTTGCCCCAGCTTATTGACAAATTAA
- a CDS encoding aldolase/citrate lyase family protein: protein MRENQLKRKLKRGEVVLGPFINCAYPAFIEICGHAGFDFAVIDMEHGALNTLVAEDLCRAADCVGLAPIVRIRKNDAPQIQRALDIGSAGVQVPQIETQSDAADVVRGAKYSPLGSRGLSFYTRAGVYAAAGTQITNQLNEESLIIVHVEGIRGVENIEEIVSVPHIDVIFLGPYDLSQSLGIPGQVQDSRVIELMQKCVTTIRNAGKSAGTFADNPETAKQWIDAGVQYITLGVDVGIFLRACEALVKAVRT from the coding sequence ATGCGTGAAAATCAACTGAAACGAAAACTCAAGCGAGGTGAGGTTGTCCTCGGCCCGTTCATCAACTGCGCCTATCCGGCATTTATAGAAATCTGCGGACACGCAGGATTTGACTTTGCCGTGATTGACATGGAACACGGTGCCCTCAACACACTGGTTGCCGAAGACCTGTGCCGTGCAGCCGACTGCGTGGGATTGGCACCGATTGTACGCATCCGCAAGAACGACGCACCGCAAATTCAACGGGCACTGGACATCGGCAGTGCCGGTGTTCAAGTGCCTCAGATAGAAACTCAGTCCGACGCAGCGGATGTTGTGCGTGGTGCCAAATATAGCCCTCTTGGTTCGCGCGGACTTTCATTTTACACCCGTGCTGGCGTGTACGCAGCAGCAGGGACGCAAATTACAAATCAGCTCAACGAAGAATCTCTGATTATCGTTCATGTCGAAGGGATTCGCGGCGTCGAAAATATTGAAGAAATTGTCAGCGTCCCTCACATTGATGTCATTTTTCTCGGTCCCTATGACTTGTCGCAGTCTTTGGGCATTCCGGGACAAGTCCAAGACTCGCGCGTGATCGAGCTGATGCAAAAATGCGTCACTACAATTCGCAATGCGGGCAAATCTGCGGGCACATTTGCCGATAATCCTGAAACAGCGAAGCAGTGGATTGATGCCGGAGTTCAGTACATTACTCTCGGTGTAGATGTCGGTATTTTCCTGCGAGCTTGCGAGGCTTTGGTGAAAGCGGTGCGAACTTAA
- a CDS encoding response regulator transcription factor: protein MPLLIVVADDDPGIRLSICDYLEMSGYSVITAEDGQAALSLVESYHPHLLVTDIMMPRMDGYELVRRLRQRPAFRLLPVIFLTERATTSERIRGYQLGCDLYLPKPFELDELGAVIRNLLERSQMIQVEWRSLIHAVATPEKEIEAPGLPQHAPSNSFNLTPREQDVLDLLTKGLSNADIGNELHLSHRTVEKHVSNLLRKTETSNRAELVRFALEHHLVE, encoded by the coding sequence ATGCCTTTGCTCATCGTGGTTGCCGATGACGATCCAGGAATTCGGCTTTCTATATGCGATTATCTGGAAATGTCTGGCTACTCAGTTATTACAGCTGAGGATGGTCAAGCAGCTCTCAGTTTAGTTGAGTCATATCATCCTCATTTGCTGGTAACAGACATTATGATGCCCCGGATGGATGGCTATGAACTGGTGCGGCGTCTCCGTCAACGCCCAGCGTTTCGTCTACTGCCGGTGATTTTCTTAACGGAACGTGCGACGACCTCAGAACGGATTCGGGGCTACCAATTAGGCTGCGATCTGTATCTGCCCAAGCCGTTTGAGTTGGATGAGTTAGGGGCGGTGATTCGTAATCTTTTAGAGCGATCGCAAATGATTCAAGTCGAATGGCGATCGCTCATTCATGCTGTTGCCACACCAGAGAAGGAAATTGAAGCTCCTGGGCTTCCCCAACATGCTCCTTCAAACTCATTCAACTTGACTCCGCGAGAACAGGATGTTCTTGATTTACTCACCAAGGGTTTATCTAACGCCGACATCGGCAACGAGCTACACCTCAGTCATCGGACAGTGGAAAAGCACGTCAGCAACCTGCTGAGAAAAACGGAAACTAGCAACCGAGCCGAGCTGGTGCGTTTTGCCTTAGAGCATCATCTAGTGGAATAG
- a CDS encoding low molecular weight protein-tyrosine-phosphatase has product MSYKLLFVCLGNICRSPAAENIMNHLVEQANLGERIICDSAGTAGYHIGRSPDRRMGVAAADRGIQLQGQARQFQKSDFEDFDLILAMDRENYHDILSLDPSGKYRDKVRLMCDFCTRHTATEVPDPYYGGPEGFNHVIDLLLDACEGLLQHVSHANRE; this is encoded by the coding sequence ATGTCCTACAAGTTATTATTCGTTTGCTTGGGAAATATTTGTCGGTCGCCTGCGGCAGAGAACATTATGAACCATTTGGTTGAACAAGCAAACTTAGGGGAACGGATTATCTGTGATTCTGCCGGTACAGCCGGTTATCACATTGGTCGTTCTCCCGACCGACGCATGGGAGTAGCCGCAGCCGACAGAGGGATTCAGCTCCAAGGTCAAGCGCGGCAGTTTCAAAAGTCTGACTTTGAGGATTTTGACCTGATTTTGGCAATGGATCGGGAGAATTACCACGATATCCTCTCCCTTGACCCATCAGGGAAATATCGGGACAAGGTGCGGCTGATGTGTGACTTTTGCACCCGCCATACGGCGACTGAGGTGCCTGACCCCTACTACGGTGGGCCGGAGGGGTTTAACCACGTCATCGATTTACTTTTAGATGCTTGTGAGGGTCTGCTACAACACGTGAGTCATGCGAATAGGGAATAG
- a CDS encoding SGNH/GDSL hydrolase family protein — translation MFKKSRYRPYQKRRQPPSILILLLALPLILILLELLARVVVSVAGKNAELAAYEGEPAEVTAYRLKFLDQNQQTYGGLPNSGRLVAKRRLSVGYQLAGKQQSKFWRINEQGFRDDQPVSQAKPKDEIRIFILGGSTAFGQMSSNNATTFAHKLEGSLNIRVKQQKASPEKFRPDFLPYYKPERVKALALPLRIREGKYRVINAAVPGYTSGNELAGLALQILPYQPDAIVVLNGYADLMLPSTENETDIPYIENFLNNAAGHLWFELTQDMNRWLNQTYLVKATQYWVLKPQPSVEQLTMAVSEESVPLAQRLPANTAELERRVKRYQNHQTQMVRLTAAAQIPLVLVVQPEITGRSTNNLSLRERELLSELGSTYTQRVQVGYGQLDTKTGQLQRSFPQNVKVLNFYKLYQNFPGQAFSDAIHLTDEANTVMADRLYKTFLELPRLQIQPAKQPQ, via the coding sequence ATGTTTAAAAAGTCCCGCTACAGACCTTACCAAAAACGCCGCCAGCCGCCTTCGATTCTTATCCTACTCCTGGCTTTGCCCCTGATTTTGATTCTCTTGGAACTGCTTGCACGGGTTGTTGTGAGCGTTGCGGGCAAAAATGCTGAATTGGCAGCCTATGAAGGTGAGCCAGCAGAAGTTACCGCCTACCGTCTCAAATTCCTCGACCAAAACCAGCAAACCTACGGGGGTTTACCAAATTCTGGGCGTCTGGTTGCTAAACGGCGTTTATCAGTGGGATATCAGCTGGCAGGAAAACAGCAAAGCAAATTCTGGCGCATTAACGAACAGGGTTTTCGTGATGACCAGCCGGTTTCTCAAGCGAAACCCAAAGATGAAATTCGGATTTTCATTTTGGGCGGTTCCACAGCTTTTGGTCAAATGAGTTCCAATAACGCAACCACGTTTGCCCATAAGCTCGAAGGTAGTCTGAATATACGGGTAAAGCAGCAGAAAGCTTCTCCAGAGAAATTTCGCCCGGATTTCTTGCCCTACTACAAGCCAGAACGGGTGAAAGCACTTGCCTTGCCGCTACGGATTCGGGAAGGCAAGTATCGTGTCATTAACGCAGCGGTTCCCGGCTATACTTCGGGGAACGAACTGGCCGGGCTTGCCCTCCAAATTTTGCCTTACCAGCCTGATGCGATTGTGGTTTTGAATGGGTATGCAGATTTAATGCTACCCAGCACTGAAAACGAAACGGATATCCCTTATATAGAAAACTTTCTAAACAATGCAGCAGGGCATCTGTGGTTTGAGCTGACTCAGGACATGAATCGCTGGCTCAATCAGACCTATTTAGTGAAAGCAACACAGTATTGGGTGTTGAAACCACAACCGTCTGTGGAGCAGCTGACGATGGCAGTGAGTGAGGAAAGCGTGCCTTTAGCACAACGTCTGCCAGCTAACACCGCTGAGCTGGAGCGTCGGGTCAAGCGTTATCAAAATCACCAGACACAGATGGTTCGTCTGACAGCAGCAGCGCAGATTCCTTTGGTTTTGGTGGTTCAGCCAGAAATCACGGGGCGCTCAACGAATAATCTTTCTCTCAGAGAACGGGAGCTTTTAAGCGAACTCGGTTCAACTTACACTCAGCGAGTGCAAGTCGGTTATGGACAATTAGACACAAAGACTGGGCAGTTACAGAGAAGTTTTCCGCAAAATGTGAAAGTGCTGAATTTTTACAAGCTTTACCAGAATTTCCCAGGTCAGGCTTTTTCAGACGCCATTCACTTGACGGATGAAGCCAATACAGTAATGGCGGATCGGCTCTACAAAACGTTTTTGGAGTTACCAAGGCTACAGATACAGCCTGCAAAGCAGCCCCAATAA
- a CDS encoding YbaB/EbfC family nucleoid-associated protein yields the protein MTQKGFGFGLGKMKELAEAFKKAQQVQEGAKKLQEELEQMEIGGESSGGSVKVFLSGNQEPLRVEISADAYNQGADTLAELVTAAMRDAYEKSTATMRSRMEDLTSGLDLPL from the coding sequence ATGACACAGAAAGGATTTGGCTTTGGCTTAGGCAAAATGAAAGAACTAGCCGAAGCTTTTAAAAAAGCCCAGCAGGTTCAAGAAGGTGCAAAAAAACTCCAAGAAGAATTGGAGCAAATGGAGATTGGGGGAGAGAGCAGCGGTGGAAGCGTTAAGGTTTTCCTCAGCGGCAATCAAGAACCTCTGCGGGTGGAAATTTCAGCAGACGCCTACAATCAGGGAGCAGATACTCTGGCTGAACTTGTAACAGCGGCAATGAGAGATGCTTACGAAAAATCCACGGCAACAATGCGATCGCGGATGGAAGACCTCACCAGTGGACTCGACTTGCCACTGTAA
- the murB gene encoding UDP-N-acetylmuramate dehydrogenase, translated as MTLSYDPASVVNASSPQKKSTKSSSPLYLPGTDCIVRSQAPLSSLTSFRVGGPAEWYVAPRRTEELQASFEWARYQELSITLLGAGSNLLVSDKGLPGLAICTRHLRHTNFDPETGQVSAGAGEPIARLAWQAAERGWKGLEWAVGIPGTVGGAVVMNAGAHTSCTADILVNVQALSPSGKAEILTPQQLGFAYRTSMLQGGDRLVTQATFQLQPGADPAQVMATTAKHLEQRRTTQPYHLPSCGSVFRNPDSHKAAWLIEQTGLKGYQIGGAQVAQRHANFILNCGGAKASDIFHLIRYVQQQVEQHWSLCLEPEVKILGEFQPA; from the coding sequence ATGACTCTCTCTTATGATCCAGCCAGCGTTGTAAACGCTTCTTCCCCCCAGAAAAAATCCACCAAGTCTTCTTCCCCTCTTTACCTACCAGGAACCGATTGTATTGTGCGATCGCAAGCTCCTCTCTCCAGCTTGACCTCGTTTCGAGTGGGAGGGCCAGCCGAATGGTATGTAGCTCCCCGCCGCACCGAAGAGCTGCAAGCCAGTTTTGAGTGGGCACGGTATCAAGAATTGTCGATCACGCTCTTGGGGGCCGGTTCAAACTTACTGGTGAGTGATAAAGGTCTTCCCGGTTTAGCCATCTGTACTCGCCATCTCCGCCACACCAACTTCGACCCCGAAACGGGTCAGGTGAGTGCAGGTGCCGGAGAACCCATCGCCCGCCTCGCATGGCAGGCAGCAGAACGCGGTTGGAAAGGGTTGGAATGGGCTGTTGGCATCCCCGGTACAGTCGGCGGCGCAGTGGTGATGAATGCAGGCGCTCATACCAGCTGTACCGCTGATATTTTAGTCAATGTCCAAGCCCTCTCACCCAGCGGAAAAGCTGAGATTTTGACACCACAACAACTAGGATTTGCCTACCGCACCTCAATGCTGCAAGGAGGCGATCGCTTGGTGACGCAGGCAACCTTCCAACTCCAACCCGGAGCCGATCCAGCTCAAGTCATGGCAACAACCGCCAAACATCTAGAGCAACGGCGAACCACTCAACCCTACCATTTACCAAGTTGCGGCAGCGTTTTCCGCAATCCCGATTCTCACAAAGCTGCCTGGTTGATCGAGCAAACCGGACTCAAAGGCTACCAGATTGGCGGTGCCCAAGTCGCCCAGCGCCATGCCAACTTTATCCTCAACTGTGGCGGTGCTAAAGCTAGCGATATTTTCCATCTAATTCGCTATGTTCAGCAACAAGTAGAACAGCATTGGTCTCTGTGTTTAGAACCAGAAGTGAAAATCTTAGGTGAGTTTCAGCCTGCTTAA